The Silene latifolia isolate original U9 population chromosome Y, ASM4854445v1, whole genome shotgun sequence sequence ACAATTTTGAGGATGTGTCTAATGTGACGGAAATTTTCTATGATGCATACAAGTTACTTTGTATATTGTAGACTTGTAGTTTGTACCGGTATTATGAGTAGTCGTTTGCCATTTTACATACAACTTCTGTTCGATTTCCTTATCTTACCAATGTTACCATCCTTGCTATTTCCAGGCCCTGGAGAGGGAGCAGGTTATGGCTAAATTCAATGAAATTACGTCTAATTTGGAGCATGCTTTGGATGGAATCTCATACCAGGATCTTGATATCTCTGATGAAGTTAAGGAACAGGTAGAATTACCCACCCTTTTTTTTAATAAACTTATTAAAGACTAGTGTACAACAAAGACCAACACCAAGAGTACAAAACTAATCCAACAGCCCGGCAAAGACCAGGCAACTAAGCCGTTCGAACTCGGAACAAAGAAGAGAAAAAATATGGGAATAAGAATCACAATTAATAAAACCTGTAGGTTATCCATCTTGAAGGATTACCTAAGCTTCTAGGAATTACAACGCGCGTCTTCCCTCTGAACCTATTCCGCCTAGTCATTTGAACAACAACATTACCTTGGTGACTCAAGGCAATCAAGGACTCCCATAGATGGCCGAGTGTGGGGTGGTCAGCTGGACAGAGGCTTACCCTTGCATTAAGAACTCAAACAGATTGTTTCTGGATTATTCACAGTAAAAGAATTGCGTCAAATTAGTGAATTACGGTTGTTTCAGAATAAAATAAGCGCAACCAGTTTGACAAATACTTCTCCTTTAGACAATCATAATCAAGAATCCAGAATAGTTAGTCTTTTGCTCCACTGGACATGGGTACTCTAGTCAACATTGAACTAACGAAGATAAGCACTCTCTTTTCAGGTTGAGCTCGTGATAACACAATTTAGAAGAGCCAAGGGAAGGGTTGATGTGCTTGATGCGGGACTCCATGAAGATCTGTTGTCTCTCCATGAGAGCAATGATGCAACTATTGACCCGACTCTATTGAAGAGAGTATGTGAAAAGCTGCAGCTTCTGAAACTTGATGATCTGACACAAGAGTCTGTCGCTCTAACTGAGTTGATTGCTCCAAATGGTGGAGATCCTGGTGAGAAGATAGAGAAAATGTGTAATCTATTGAAGAAAGTTAAAGAATTTGCTCGGACTGAAAACCCAAACATGGAATCTTCTTCAAAAGAGAAGAATCCTTCACCTGGTTCTTCTGGACTAACACCTGCTGATGGGAGTCCCAAGTGTCTTGCTATACCAGATGACTTCCGCTGCCCAATTTCATTAGAGATAATGAAAGATCCAGTTATCGTTTCAACTGGGCAGGTATAAAGCTTTTTACAGAGTAATTTTCTTTTGTAATGTGTGATCCCCTTTCTATCTAAAAAACTATTTCCATAGAGATGTCGAATAGCTTAGCTAGTGAAGTCACTGaggacttgaggagtggtactcAGAATCTGACCTGTCATCATAAACCATCTTTCTTCTCCCTTTTACCAAAAACAAACTATTTTCATATCTCTTCTTTTGGGCGGTTCTCGTATCACAAGTTGGCTCCAAATGTAGCAGTCTACAAAAGCTTCTACATAGCAAATGTAATACTATATATTTTCTACGTTTTTCCATTTTCGAAGGAGCCAAATATTCATTTTTGCTTGGTTCCAAAGTATGATGAAGTAAAGTGAAGTGTCTAACCAAACTGCTtgcgctgttattgtgatgtagCAATTCTTGACGCAGTTTTCCTTACGGGTCATTCAAAAACAATCTCTTTGGGGTAAGGGTATATACACATCCAACCTGCCCTTTCCGGCTATTTACGGGACCCCTTGACCGTACTGATGTTTGTTCTGATGTTTGTTAAGAGTGAAACAATGTTGGGGGTTATTAATTAATTGCAACTTACGCCGTACAACAGAACCTGTAGGTTATCTCCGCATTTCTGATGAAATCAAAAAATTGTTTTCTGCAGTAGCTTTTATGCACTTGGCTATATAAAGCTTTATCCTTTTGCCTATCTCCTGAATGCTTCTGATTGCAATTGTGTCATAGTTCTCCACTGAATGTTGTTCGTGGACACTATCTTCTAATCTTCTTCAGGCTAAATTTTCCTCTTCTGCAGACATATGAACGTTCGTGCATTGAGAAATGGATAAAATCTGGTCATAACACTTGCCCAAAGACACAACAGACCCTCCTGAACTCTTCTCTCACCCCCAACTATGTTCTCAGAAGCCTTATATCCCAGTGGTGTGAAGCAAATGGGGTCGACCCACCCAAGCGACCTGGCCTGACCCCAACCAGCAAAGATACATCGGCGAGCTCTGCAACTGAACGTTCAAAGATTGAGGAACTCCTTCACAAGCTCTACTCTGGCAACCCTGAAGACCAAAGATCAGCCGCCGGCGAAATCCGACTTCTTGCAAAGCGAAATGCCGATAACCGTGTCGCAATCGCCGAGGCCGGCGCTATCCCGCTACTCGTGCACCTTCTTTCAATCCCCGATTCCCGGACCCAAGAACACGCCGTGACTGCCCTTCTTAATCTCTCCATATGCGACGATAACAAAGGAAGCATCATCAACTCAGGGGCTGTGCCCGGAATAGTACATGTGTTGAAGAAAGGTAGCATGGAGGCGAGAGAAAACGCAGCCGCTACCCTTTTCAGCCTATCGGTTGTGGATGAAAATAAGGTAACCATTGGTTCTTCGGGTGCAATCACACCTCTTGTAATGTTACTAAGTGAGGGTAATCAAAGAGGAAAGAAAGATGCCGCGACTGCCCTTTTCAACCTATGCATATACCAAGGAAATAAAGGCAAGGCTATAAGAGCCGGAATAGTGCCTATATTAATGA is a genomic window containing:
- the LOC141633366 gene encoding U-box domain-containing protein 13-like yields the protein MEEEKVCQELLLNNIISKINEISLITVFRPSVKKEYCNLARRLKLLIPMFEEIKEIDHQPLSNDAVSSLVDFSHSLSLALDLLRFGSLGSKIYLALEREQVMAKFNEITSNLEHALDGISYQDLDISDEVKEQVELVITQFRRAKGRVDVLDAGLHEDLLSLHESNDATIDPTLLKRVCEKLQLLKLDDLTQESVALTELIAPNGGDPGEKIEKMCNLLKKVKEFARTENPNMESSSKEKNPSPGSSGLTPADGSPKCLAIPDDFRCPISLEIMKDPVIVSTGQTYERSCIEKWIKSGHNTCPKTQQTLLNSSLTPNYVLRSLISQWCEANGVDPPKRPGLTPTSKDTSASSATERSKIEELLHKLYSGNPEDQRSAAGEIRLLAKRNADNRVAIAEAGAIPLLVHLLSIPDSRTQEHAVTALLNLSICDDNKGSIINSGAVPGIVHVLKKGSMEARENAAATLFSLSVVDENKVTIGSSGAITPLVMLLSEGNQRGKKDAATALFNLCIYQGNKGKAIRAGIVPILMRLLMEPGGGMLDEALAILAILSSHPEGKAAIGSADTLPVLVDVIGNGSPRNKENACAVLVHLCSGDNSYFVAAQDLGVTGYLQEMAQTGTERGRRKAQQLLEWINLYNELQALMPVKAEGHEPTVAEG